The DNA window AGTATCAGTGACGTTTCGTCTTTGTGATGCTGTTGTGGATCGTTTAAAGTTTCGTTTTCCTTCTTCGTACTTCTCCGCCATCACTTGAAGTCattaataacaaaatttttctgctTCACAAGCGGAACACATGTTTTCCGATGACGCGacgtaagaagaaaaagttttccGTAACAACTATGGAACACAAGAACGTCACATCCGCAAGAAACCTACCACTGCTTTTCTAAGCACAGAGAACTTGACATGTTTTTTAAGTTTATTTCGCAATAGTTTCCTTTCCAGAACAGCTGATAGTGAACTGTTTGGATTAAAAAAGCatagataaaattaaattctggAAACTGCACTTGAAGAAGACGAGATGGTGATGCAAATATGCGTTAAAATAGAATTTGAGCGacacaaatcaatcaaaattgATGAATTGCCTATATTCTAACCGGAACCTGttaatcatttctttttccttctcctccATCATTTAAAgtcattaataattaaatttttctattgaCTGCGGAACACAAATTTTCCGCCGATGCGACATTTTCCGTAACCACTGTAAAACACAAGAGCATCACATACGCAAAAAGTATACcacaactttaaaaaagttctttttcaaaacattcaaTCTTTTCTCTTCCCTTCCTTTCAAACCTCGAATAATAACTATTCTAAcgaatttagtttttttttcaatttcaagaacCGTTGAAGAGGAGTTTCGCTGTTTGTTCAAAAGACATTTTCGATTTCCGTTTTTCAGTTGGGAATTCCTTTGATTTCTCCACTGAAAGCGTAACTCTGCACTCAGCAGCGGGAAGCCCTCAAGAATCGCGCGCCTCCTGTCTAGACTTGATTGGCCACATTACCGCGAAGTTCTCGTAGCTGTCGCGCAGGATACTTCATTGCAGATTTCTCTTTACTGCATTGTCAGAACATTTTTTCGGATTGGTGTGACGCGGAAGAATACTCGAGCGTCCTGGTTTATATTCGCTACCaagctttttttgaaagtcgATCCCCAGTCGATTGTTCCCCGAATCCTGTAGTCTAGGACGATACAAGCAGTCTCCTGTCTTTGACGTCATTTGCCTGCGTTCGCGCCGTTAAGGTGGCTCTCCTTTTCTCAGCGCTCATGGAATGACTTGACCGCAAGATCTTCGCAAAAACTTCTCGCTCGCTCCTAAAACAGTGATGCGACAAGAAACAAGGCTTTCTGAGAAAGCGACCATTAACAGCGTCCTGAAATGCCACTGACTCCATATTGTGAAAAATTCCCCCTCAACCTCAGACAAGTTTGATGGATCTTAGTCAGCGTGGATTATTGAATTGTATGAAGTTTCTTTAAGCTGTTCCCTTAGAATGTAACCTGACTAGTGATTTCGTCTCTTAGTTCTTTGCGTTGAAGGCTACGTTGCTTATATCTAGATTCCGTTGATGTTTACATGTACTTTACTGGCTTCGATTACAACAGTCCTTCAAGCCTACCTCAACGAACCTctcatatgaaaaaaatcctggcCTCTTTTTTCACCTTAGCCTATCATTGAACCTGTGCAATCGCAACAATCCCCTTGGaaagattttatttgttcatacGTTTGTGCGAAGGTTAACAAACGTGAAATGCCTTCGCGTCAAGCACGAGCAGGTTGCTCGTGCTCTAAGCACGTGAGCAGCTCGCTTATAGTAGGAGCGTCAGGCTAGGCAGGCAGCCTTTTTGTTTGCGCACTTGTTAACACCTTGTCGACGAACCTCTTCAGACTCGTGTGTGTTCCGTAACAACACGGAGGTGATAGTTTGACTGCTCGGCTTCTTTCGAATGATCTCGTTAGTCACAAATCAACTACCTGAGCAAGTCCCTCTTTCTCCTTCATCTTTTGAGAACTCTGCTAAATTTCCTTGTACGACACtcaataaacctcggcatggtGATAACACAGTGTCCTCTTAAGTTGACTATGACACAAGAAGCCAAGCGTTCATTGTTGGTCAACGTTTTGGCGGATTCGCCATCTTTAGTGCGTGAGAGAGtcaaatcgaacgtgatttatCCGACCCTATTCACGCGACAAAGAAGATCTTCGGTCTACTTTTGGATCCTGTAGCTAAAAGTGGAAATTTGCTACAGGTGGAATCGTACCTATCTCCTAACGTTTATTGTTTCATGCATTGGACGGGCGCGGACGGATGATTTACTGCTCCATATTACGATATGGTTGTTTGATTCCACACATACACGTCCGGCTCTTTTTTCTCGCCACTGGTACTTTCttaattttgcatttaatcgCGCTCTCATTTGGAATACTTCACTATTGAACTAATTTTTATTGCCAATTCCTCGATACGCTGAGTAGGTGCATCCGATGCTTTTCTAGTGaatcgaggttttttttgagttcactTCAAGAACCTCGAAATTGTGTTATCGGTTCAACTTATCTGATCTGATCTTACTACACTACTATACTTACTATCTTACTATCTGACCTTATTTTATATCCTCTCAGGATGATCTTTGAAAGGTTGTGCTGCTGGAATGCTTCACACAATAAGGCTaaaatttcgcaaaattcCATTTCCCCTTTTAGCGAATGAAAAGCTTTCTTACTACAGTAACTTCGAATCAGAGCGTTTTATTCATACGAGTAATGCTCTGTTTGCCtcagctttttctttctcgtacGAACATCTCGTAATAACAGTTGCATCGTTCTCTTCATGACACTGGCTGTTACATCTTCAACGGTCACCGTAAGGGTCAGCTGAgaaatatctttttctttttctcttcagataTTTCACCTTGAAACGAACCATACAATGTTTTTGGGCAAATGcgcccttttttctttgaaaggtTGTCCTAATAAAATTACGTCTCTTCCGACATGTCCGAGCGACAAAAGATGAAGGTTGTTTTCATAGAGAATCAGCTGCGTCCTATATAAATTTAGTAGTCGTATAGTCTCCGGCTGTGGATTTGGCGATAATTTCAGGAGactgaatatttttcattgtcCATTACTGTCATGTAGTATCGAATTAATTCTTGTGCACGATGATAAATTTATCCAGATTTAGTCCGTAGAAAAAACTTAGCTCCGTTAGTAAGGAGTTGATTTGGTTTAGCTTTTGTTTGGaaacgtttgtttttttttgtatggaaACTGGATTGTACTCAGGAAAATTTGAGTTTTAATTGTAGCTGATGCCAGAAAATTTTGATAGGGCACGATTGATAACATTACCTCATActactattcatttttttcctctgaaataTCGTCTTAGACCACTATTTTAAGCTCCATTTAGCAGGTGATATTTTACGGCACATCACTCATGACGTGATCCGCTTTTCCTAATGACCTCACATTTCGAATATGGCTAGATAAAAACCTAACATTCTTCCAAAATGTTTGAGGACCAAAAACCTTAAGTTTGAATATGTAGTTACCTAGCTGTCTACTTTAGTATACCGCAATCATCTTTCGGAGATTGTTTGAAGCAGCTTTGGGTTACTTTGTGAAGTGTTACCTGAGATTTGGGTATATAACTTTTGTGACGATTTTGGTTGGTTCTGGCAAAGCAAAGATTCTCAGCTCCTTTGCGAATTCGCATCTGCATAAGCTGAAAGACCACGCTTTGTTCGAAAATGAGGCTTTTCAGAATAAGATAATTGCTTCGATGAAACTTTTTCATACACTCATGAATAATGGGTGTCGACCTACTTTTATCATTTCCGAAGTTCTTCTTCTGCATTATATTTTCATTCCATATTTCGAGAAATGAAGTTTAACGCTGTAGAGGTGCTCTTCAAGCAGATTCTATACAGTGAATTGAGGGTACTTTAGGTTAAAGACTTCAGAATGAGTAAGATCTGATTTCTGTGATCATCATTCAGCTGAAGTTACAGTAAATTAGGTGAAGataatcttgattttttttctgactattGTACAACTTAACAGCTGTCGCAACTTATTAGCGAATTGAATATTACTGCAGGACTGCAATCCACAATGCTACGATTAGAAGATGGCCGTGTTTCAGAACTATCTTCTCATGATTTACGATTCTACTGGCACAGAccaaactattttatttttgttcaattcGCATGCATATCAGCTCGACAAAGAGGACTTCTTTTAATCATTTTTGGAAGAATCTTCTCCGCGAAGTAGTTCTATACCTGTTTGAAATCCCTGAAGAAGTCTTCTGTAGGTTAATGAGACTTCCCAAGACTTACATTTTACCTCATTGACGACTCGTTACAGAACATTGGTTCGTTTTAAGAGGTTCTCGTCGTCCTTTAGCAACGCGTTGTCGTTTCGGAATCATATAAGGTTCCGATCGTAATTCCCCATTACCCTACAAAGCACACTCAGAACGACGCATCGTCAGTGGTgttctcttcttattttcattgCTGTGTAACCTCCTTACTCCTTGTTCGGCGCTGCTCATTGttacctcttttttctcgtcttcCCGTACTCAAACCGAATCTCGTTTTACGTCCATTTCGCGATTCGGCCCTACCCTAATCCGAATTATTCCTTTGTGCATCATCTTAATTCATTCATCGCAATTATTTGCTGAATTTTCAGTTGTCCTTCTGATGCGATGCCGCCTACGTCACTGACATCAGCGCGGTTTTCAGAAGAGGTTTGTGTGGTTCACTTTTTTCGGGAGACGCTCATAATGTTACCAAACATCTTacgattttacaaaaatatgagACTGAATATTTCTGTCATTTCTATAAGTGGAAAACTCTTGAGGCGTCCTCACGAagagttttagaaaaaagttttcttccagaaagtgAAATGTTACACAACCGCTTGGAAAGAGAACATGTGTTCGTCTTAGAAAAcccttttgaattttcaaattctacccattcatgaaaaaattcattactCGTATTTGAGTCTGTGGTTGTAAAGGTTAGCTTTGTTTCTGGGTCCATTCATACATTACATTCGAAATATGTAAAATAGAGGGCAAAGTAGACAGGTTTTGAGTGAGTGCAGTGAAGTAAAAGAACCAATACAATCTTTATCCGAGTAGAACTGGGTTTTCGTACCAAATTTCGCATGCAATGTTGAGAACAATCATGTGGATAGAAGTTTTTCCTTCGTTCTGTACGGAAATCGCCTATGGGCTATGTACATTTATCTCAACGATGGAGAAACGAGACATAATCTGACCTTTACTATCCTATTTATGATCGTGAGCGTCCACTAACCTATTTTATTGCCTCtgtacattttcatttttatttgatccATGTTGTTTTATGTTTAGTACTTTCTAAAACTGGTATAGTAATGGCTAATAATGATTCGCGCTTTTTGAATGCCTGTGGTCTGATGCGAAATAGTTGATAGAACACTACGGATGTCTCTGGTGTAGTGTAAGTAGTCGTCGGCCGTGGATTAAAACTATTAGGGGAACTAGGCCGACTAATGGTCGTGGAAATGAACGCTGATGCCCTGTAAAAGCCCTGAAGACGCTTTTTCATTCTGGTTTATCGTTTACAGGAGCATTATCGGTTGAGCAAAGTTCTAGGCTTCATTATCCTTTGTTGTTACTTCCATTTCCATCTGCACATTAAGGATTATAGCGAAGTCgttagcgttaatcaatctctTCAGGATGCATCAACGTGTTTCACGTCAGTTCAGAACTCATTCGAGGTTTATGAATGCGTATCCAGCCTATAGAATGAAGGCCAACTGATGTACcatttcagtatttttatcccttcagacaagtctgacaaTATATTTAGAGACCTCTAAAGGATACAGGGTTCAGTTGGTACCGGGGCGGCTTTGTACCATCGATCGTGGAGTTACAaccaaacctcttaccgactgcattACAAACTCCCCTATAAACTGAATTCAACATGACAAAAGTGCACTTTTCTAGATCCGGTACTCATACACATATCctggaaataaatgagaataaatATGAGCAAATAAAGTAAATTCAAGCATATTGTCAGTTCTTAATATTCGATAAGCTCATATATTGACGAGAAgtgcttttttctggatccgTTTTTCAGCTGCTACGGCATAAGTATTATCTTGGTACTCACAAGCCACAGCGTAGTATTCATGAGTAGTACAGTAATATCATCCAGTATAGGATAGGTTGTTTAGGATCCCGCACGACTATCATTTGTCTCGTCATCAACGGGCTACAGCTCAGCGCGCTCCTCCCTTCGTAGTTCTGATGGAGGAGAAGATAACAGTAACAATCGAGACAGCGGCATTGTAAGGTAAGCACCtggatttctctctttttttctatgatcCAATTTGAACATATTGCTCTTTCACGTTTAAATTCACCTTTAAAATTTCAGTCTCTCCTCGCTCTCATCCCTTTCATCATCGCGTAGATCAACGCTGCTCTCCGCTGGTTCCCTTTCGCATGTCGATCGCATCGCAATTGAACTTTTCGACACAGAAAAGAGTTATGTTGAGGATCTCTATGCTGTTATTCAGGTAAGCAGTTCTTAATCCTATAATTTGTTCAATAAAATGCAGTAGCTTTCAGTATAGAAGTACCAAGTTGTAGGGTGTCTCTGAATCCCGTTAATTTTCCCATGGAAAACGCGGCAAACAATAATTTTCGCAGGCTGCTGACAATTCACTTACGGCCATAACGCTTTGCAATGAGTATTGGTGTACATAGGAGGAAATACGGagatttctttctgtttgctCGACCTTTGCTTTACAGAATCCCTGCAAAATCAAATGTTTGGGCAATTTTATTTATGCAGCCCGTTTTCGGAAGCTAGGATTTATGTAATTGAAAACCTATGAATTCGAAAATGAGTGCCACGGGGGAGTGCAACGAGACCATCCGTTTCAGGGTTACCTGAATTTTCTTGTCGATCATCGCGATGAACTTGGTGTAACGCTGGACAACATTTCATCGTTGTTCGGATGCATTGAGCGAATCTATGCATTCAACCGAAAGCTTCTACAGCAGCTGGATTTGGCCGACTTGGACTGCGTCAAGGTAAGCGCAGCCGAGGGTCTGGATTCTTGACTTGGCTCTGCCGCATGATTGTTTTCTGGACATCCCATCCATTAAATCGGGTTTTGAATGCACCACTAAAAGCGCTGGGAAGGGAACTTGTAACTTGTTGACTGGATCTTAAACTTTCAGATGAGTCGTTGCTTTGTGGACAGTGCGGGCAAATTCGAGGACTACATTGTGTACTGTACCAATTACCATCGGTATATAGTTATACTAATTGACTCCGACTAATTGGATTATCATGAGAGATCCGAGTTCAATTCCAGAATGATCGCAACCCTCTCGCAGCTTCAGCAGCAACCTCACCTGGCTGCTGCCCTGTCGCAACGTCAAGCTGCACTCGGTCATGCTTTACCACTCAGCGCCTATCTTCTCAAACCCGTTCAAAGGGTGTTGAAgtaccatttatttattgaggtttgtggttttgaaaaaagattttgaaaccgcatcactttttccaaaagaaagtATGACCCTGAACCTCACGTTGAATTAGACGTAGTGAAGTGGAACTGGTCTGTAACGGGGACATTACTTTGATCGCATCCAAATAGAGTGCCGTTCTCCATTTCAAGAGCTCATCAACTTATTCGATACCACAATTTGCCTTAGAGTTCAAGGAGAAAGTACTCTAGAGGGGATCAGCAAATAATTTGTGGAGACGCAAATAAAGGTCTTAAGTTAATCGTTGAAAGAAGCACAATATGACAGCTCAAAACGGACTAAAACCTCCAATTTCGTAATGTTGTTTATGGATTTGCGACATCGATAACTTCCCCGCAGAAGTTTCCTAACGCTATTCCTTGTTTCCTAATCTCCTAATGGCAAGTTTTAGAATATGCTGAAACATCTTCCCAGTTCCATACCACCCGATGATTTTGCGGTCGTTAAACGTGCTCATGAAGTGATGACATCTCAAGCGTCACGAATAAACGACGAAAAGAAACGTGCCGAACATGCGGAACGAGTTGAACAACTACAGGCTGCCATACAAAAGTGGACCGTCGATAAGgtgagaaatggaagaaagtcGACTAAAATTCTtaaatgttgatgtttttgtaGATGAAACACCATTACTTTGAGGTCCGAATAGAAATAGTCGCAGAAACTCTGACTTTGGAATATTTCAGCAAACCGCAAATTTGTCGGCATACGGGGAATTGCTGTTGGAGGCGCAGTTCCGTCAAGCTGGCTCGAAGACCACCAGacttctgttcctttttgaagaaatgttgCTGATTGTGAAACAGAGGAATTCTAACTACGTCTGCAAGGACTATATTATGGTAGGTACTAGTACTGTAATTCATCTCTATTTTCCTCGAAATGTTGGGTATGGGGACGGAGCAGGGCACTTTCCGCTGACTTCCAGACTATTCTCAATGTAAGGGAGAACTTTCTAAGCAATTTGTAGCGAATATAGTAAGCGCCAGTTCAATTGGCACTCGAGACGCTTCCGATTGGGACAGAATCGACTGGGAAGGGAATGGTCGTCGGGTAGAGGAAGACCGTGGATTGTGGCAGACGCGCGGCTGCTTCAACATCTTCCACGCTTACCACGTTTTGAGCTGCATAGTTCTATCACTAAAATATCTTTACGTTGAAAATACATGGCTATTTCCCTACAGCTCTTACTTGGGCGTACTGCTCTCTCCCTCAGAAGTACTCTTCCACTTCCTGAGTAGTTACAGAACCAATAGCTTTTAATAACTGTTTTATTGAGAGTAGATGCGCTTAAGCGGAAATGTGAATGTTTTCTGTAATTTGGTCTCAATTTCGATCTCAATTTCCGCGAAAATAGACAGGGGTTTCCTCAAACGATCATCTAGAACAGTATCAACCACCTAGTCAGCGGAAGGTTTCTAATGTAACTTAGTTCTCGAATCTGATTACTTCTTCACATCTATAGGTAATTATCGCATGAATTTCTGTTCTCCACTTACTTTGTGATAAAATGTTCCAGAGGACTTTTCCTGCTTactatatttatctattcaaTATATTTGCAGTCTTCAAACCTCATGCTAAACGAGTCAATCTATCCAGAAGAGCCACTTGCATTCCAAGTACTCTCCTTCGATAATCCTCGAACACAGTATATATTCCTGGTGAgtcttgggatttttttctaactgttTTGAGCTCAAGACTAGAGTTTTCCATCTCTACAGTAAACCACTTAGGCGTCGTCGGCTGATCAGAAGAGGACATGGATGATTGAACTAAAAAGAATGATGCTTGATCATTATGGCATCGAAATCCCAGAGAAAACGAAGCAATTGATGCTCAGCATGGATAACACACAAAGAGTAGCATTCGGAAGGCCAGAATTTGCCGAAGGTAAGGATCTTTattgttttctaaaaatttctctgGAATTGTTGCTTAATCTATTAGCTCTCTATCTCTTTTAAGTATCGTTGAAAAACCACAAACGCGTGCCAAAATACCTGGAAAAGCGCCGAAAAAGCGTGGATAAGGGAACAAGCGACCAAAATCGAAGACGAAGCCTTTCCGCTTCTCGATTACTCGGAGCGAGCAAGGTAAGAACACTATCCACAGAGATCACAGTGAGGTCACCCACCCAGATAGTTGTCCTCATTCGGCACAACTCTCAAGAACTAGTGAAAAACCCTCTTaaacattttattcttctaGACGTCCTTGGTGTCGGATTCTTCACGTTACAAATTATTTGGAGTGCCCGATGTGGTACCGAAATGTACTTGTCACATGTCCACAACTCCTGGACCGAGCAACGGACCAGTTTCAAATGTGAGTTCGTTTGTTTTAATGGTAGTGTTTTTGAGTTTTACAGCAAGAAATCCTAAATTATGTTATATTCGCTGGAACCGACTTTTCAAGACGAACCCCCTAATTAGAATATGGGAGGATCAGAGAGAATTCGTTCGGTCATAACTTTCCTCAGTTAGAATTCTCCAGTCTGAAAACTGGAGGTCCACCCACTGATttcactgaagaaaaaaactgcgacCTTCTCATCCACAGATAGGATCTGTTTCCGAATAATGAGCACTTGCTGGAACCAGCGTGCTGACGCTCATTTCTGTGGTTGGATGTTACAGGGAGAAAGGTATAAGGAGTTAATTAGTATTTGAATGCGAAGTATGGATGAATTCGGCCAGAACTAGGATTTACAGTTTGACATGACTCGGGAGGTTGAACTTTTATTTCTCCCCAAGTCACTGCGTGATTCTCAGAAAGGTTCTGAGACTGGATGTTTTTAATTGAGAAGAGTTTTGGCCGAAGAATTCAATTCGTCGGGTCTAGCGGGAGGGAAGGCGAAGTAAAATGTTGCAGCGCACTGATTTTTGACCTTGGAACCATTGTCTTTCTCAGAAAACGCATAAAGTTCTTCCGGGAAACGATTTAGACAACATTCAAATgaacattaaaataaaaattttccggTATCCAGTGAGGAAAATTAGTGTTTTGATTTAATTGAAATACAAATGTCGCCGAGAATCTACTGCCATACGTAGAGAATTGCGGTATGTTTGAAACTTTATCTACGACCTCAGTTCCACTTACCATCCAAAGCCCCAAAGTTGGGACAAAGTATTCGAAGCCTTCTTTGAAATAAGCTGTAtgtgaaattcaaagaaagcGATATTTCAGCGTGTCTCTGCTGTCTCCAAAGTCCCAGTTTCACGGACACTTTCTGCCTCCACAATTTTCTTCGACGGATCGCTAGAAGGAGCGCAAAGTGCACCCGCGAAGGAGG is part of the Necator americanus strain Aroian chromosome V, whole genome shotgun sequence genome and encodes:
- a CDS encoding hypothetical protein (NECATOR_CHRV.G19823.T1) produces the protein MAWFRKRFSYYESLIERCPTDEEPTIKLRGYRTRPDDPSVDKERQHVSVSDYENLQEVKEYVDTMSSCSMESSVALSADSTLTLTERDTTPTPVNGLLTRTPVLRRRRSNIHTNLRRNYRIMAPDESIQILKQQSGVVDDQQQQHSQRSKILRRKSSRREKDIINPPPMVITPPVLLNRVQSCSLCCREKSCPSDAMPPTSLTSARFSEEDPARLSFVSSSTGYSSARSSLRSSDGGEDNSNNRDSGIVSLSSLSSLSSSRRSTLLSAGSLSHVDRIAIELFDTEKSYVEDLYAVIQGYLNFLVDHRDELGVTLDNISSLFGCIERIYAFNRKLLQQLDLADLDCVKMSRCFVDSAGKFEDYIVYCTNYHRMIATLSQLQQQPHLAAALSQRQAALGHALPLSAYLLKPVQRVLKYHLFIENMLKHLPSSIPPDDFAVVKRAHEVMTSQASRINDEKKRAEHAERVEQLQAAIQKWTVDKQTANLSAYGELLLEAQFRQAGSKTTRLLFLFEEMLLIVKQRNSNYVCKDYIMSSNLMLNESIYPEEPLAFQVLSFDNPRTQYIFLASSADQKRTWMIELKRMMLDHYGIEIPEKTKQLMLSMDNTQRVAFGRPEFAEVSLKNHKRVPKYLEKRRKSVDKGTSDQNRRRSLSASRLLGASKTSLVSDSSRYKLFGVPDVVPKCTCHMSTTPGPSNGPVSNRVSAVSKVPVSRTLSASTIFFDGSLEGAQSAPAKEAVLSSRSRYHMARNKRALPPKCETRSPSIRRIECEEIDETFNELFKELVSCGNASPKTQARQAVAVAPNSSEQDSLQEVMAYREQAVYKNRSKSLTRLDEFCDPSIDLLLNGDVAESFTPSELYEQERHFNRGDQMKRGRAKKYHMSGDSEMLRGGCGRIPLSDRAATIAEVDSPRGDFPLIDDDVVSPRKLAARQRTPLTVEQAAELDALIPVGGVVKTLIRQIENTGS